The Mesorhizobium sp. B2-8-5 genome segment CGAGGCGCCGCCGAGCGTGACGATGACATCGGCGTTCGCCTCGACCGCTTTCCTGACCAGCGCGGCGATCGCCTCCTGGCGGTCGGCGGCGATGCCGAGATCGAGCGCGCGCGCGCCGACCGACTGGGCGGCGGCAACGACGCCATAGGCGTTGGACGAAATGATCTGGTCGGGGCCGAGCGCGCTGCCTGGCGGCAGCAATTCGTCGCCGGTGGCGATGATCGCAACCAGCGGCCGCCGCACGACGTTCAAGGCGGGGTGGTTGGCCGACGCCGCCAGCGAAAGGGCCGCCGCGTCGAGCGCGCGGCCTTTTTCGAGCAGCAGGTCGCCTTGGCCGAAGTCGAGCCCGCGGCGACGGACATTGCGTCCTTCGGCGGTCGGCTCCGTCACTTCGATCTGGCGGTTGCCAAGGTCGCGGACGTTTTCCTGGATGACGATGGTGTCGGCGCCTTCAGGCAGCGGCGCACCGGTAAAGATGCGCACGGCCTGGCCTTTGCCGACGGTCCCGGAGAAACCGCGCCCGGCGGGCGCCATGCCTATGACCTCGAGTTCAGCCGGCGCTGAAGCGACATCGGCGGATCTTGCAGCATAGCCGTCCATGGCCGAGGCGTTGAACGGCGGCTGCGTGCGTAGCGCCACGACCGGCTCCGCCAGGACCCGTCCAGCCGCTTCGGCGAGCGGAATGCTTTCGCCGGGTAATGGCGCGGCGCCGTCGAGCAGGCGTTCGAGCGCTTCGGCGACCGGAACCAAGGCCATCAGGCATCCACCTTGTAGTCGCCGGACTTGCCGCCTGTCTTCTCGACCAGCCGGATGCCGGAAACCATCATGCCGCGGTCCACCGCCTTGGCCATGTCGTAGATGGTGAGGCAGGCGACCGACGCCGCAGTCAGCGCCTCCATCTCCACGCCGGTCTTGCCGGTGACGCGGGCAAGCGCGGTGACTCTGAGGCCAGGCAGCGTGCGGTCCGGCTCGATCTCGACGGCAATTTTTGTCAGAAGCAGCGGATGGCAGAGCGGGATCAGCTCATGCGTTTTCTTTGCGGCCATGATACCGGCGATACG includes the following:
- the glp gene encoding gephyrin-like molybdotransferase Glp → MALVPVAEALERLLDGAAPLPGESIPLAEAAGRVLAEPVVALRTQPPFNASAMDGYAARSADVASAPAELEVIGMAPAGRGFSGTVGKGQAVRIFTGAPLPEGADTIVIQENVRDLGNRQIEVTEPTAEGRNVRRRGLDFGQGDLLLEKGRALDAAALSLAASANHPALNVVRRPLVAIIATGDELLPPGSALGPDQIISSNAYGVVAAAQSVGARALDLGIAADRQEAIAALVRKAVEANADVIVTLGGASVGDHDLIHDVLTGEGMKLDFWKIAMRPGKPLMFGRLGNVRCIGLPGNPVASIVCSQLFLKPLLARLGGRDHRQDVRTAKLGAAMQANDFRQDYVRAIVREDAGTLVATPFGIQDSSMLRMLADANGLIVREPFAPAAEAGAECSVLMLR
- the moaC gene encoding cyclic pyranopterin monophosphate synthase MoaC, whose product is MALTHLGAKGEANMVDVGGKAETTRTAIAEGFVSMRPETLEMILAGDAKKGDVLGTARIAGIMAAKKTHELIPLCHPLLLTKIAVEIEPDRTLPGLRVTALARVTGKTGVEMEALTAASVACLTIYDMAKAVDRGMMVSGIRLVEKTGGKSGDYKVDA